The Colias croceus chromosome 18, ilColCroc2.1 genome has a window encoding:
- the LOC123699522 gene encoding high affinity copper uptake protein 1, whose protein sequence is MEHHHHDHAMEAVSHNHEEQAMAPTSCHGDHGHAMVFHAGVVQEILFKGWETSNALELFGSCVAIFVASVMYEGFKYYRETLFEKAALAATADSQVNIAKNENGTNRSCHARRTTYTMFSSGHIYQTCLYFVQAWVSYILMLVFMTYNVWLCLALVLGLALGYFLFGWRKTTAIDNSECCM, encoded by the exons CAATGGAGGCAGTATCACACAACCACGAGGAGCAGGCGATGGCGCCGACCAGCTGCCACGGGGACCACGGACATGCTATGGTG TTCCATGCGGGTGTAGTCCAGGAGATCCTCTTCAAAGGCTGGGAGACCTCCAACGCGTTGGAACTCTTTGGTTCCTGTGTCGCCATCTTCGTGGCCAGCGTGATGTATGAAGGCTTCAAGTATTACAGGGAAACGCTGTTTGAAAAGGCGGCACTCGCGGCGACTGCTGACTCGCAAGTTAATATTGCTAAGAATGAAAATGGAACGAATAGGTCCTGTCATGCAAGGCGGACTAC ATACACAATGTTCTCAAGCGGCCACATATACCAAACATGTCTCTACTTCGTACAAGCCTGGGTGTCCTACATACTCATGCTGGTCTTCATGACGTACAACGTGTGGCTCTGCTTGGCTCTGGTCCTCGGCCTGGCGCTCGGGTACTTCCTCTTTGGCTGGAGGAAAACAACGGCCATAGACAACAGCGAGTGTTGCATGTAA